One Longimicrobiales bacterium DNA window includes the following coding sequences:
- a CDS encoding amidase has product MNSSDAKVAKEPIDQSIERVAAALRSGNLSAVELAESAIASHGQHGQRLHAYRAFDSESARRAARTADERLQRGDAPPFCGIPVSVKDLYGVSGFDTFAGSARALPAPWTQDAWLVARLREQGAVIMGKTHTVEFAYGAIGANPHWGAPRNPWDADVHRITGGSSSGAGVSLWEGSALLALGSDTGGSIRIPAAMTGTVGHKITHARWSVEGVVPLSTTLDTVGGLTRTVEDAIYFFGSLDPEWGDPQQLRLQLATLPAAGLRVAMPTCTIWDDCQTDIADVLHGAIGRLGAAGWGVGAVDGTLLDEAQHLYMNGGIAGAECMAFLKRDLPEWIDILDPIVGSRLAHAPELGGDQYRSSVARRAQLMSRTEALFAEADVLALPASMATPAPLAELADLDAYGAANVTALRPTCPASMLGLCAITLPVGLDASGMPVGLQFVAPRGHDEALLGAALAVERALGPATDLLGRPPGL; this is encoded by the coding sequence ATGAATTCGAGCGATGCGAAGGTGGCCAAAGAGCCCATCGATCAGTCCATCGAACGAGTCGCTGCGGCGCTTCGTTCAGGAAATCTTTCCGCCGTCGAACTCGCGGAATCAGCCATCGCCAGTCACGGCCAACACGGACAACGGCTCCACGCCTACAGGGCTTTCGACAGCGAGTCGGCTCGCAGGGCGGCTCGCACCGCAGACGAGCGTCTCCAGCGAGGGGATGCTCCTCCGTTCTGCGGCATCCCAGTCTCGGTGAAGGATCTATACGGGGTAAGCGGCTTCGACACCTTCGCCGGAAGTGCCAGAGCACTTCCAGCGCCGTGGACCCAGGACGCGTGGCTCGTCGCACGGCTGCGTGAACAGGGCGCCGTCATCATGGGGAAGACGCATACCGTCGAGTTTGCCTACGGCGCGATTGGGGCAAACCCGCACTGGGGTGCCCCTCGGAATCCCTGGGATGCAGATGTGCACCGTATCACCGGAGGCTCCTCGTCCGGAGCGGGGGTGAGTCTCTGGGAGGGATCAGCGCTTCTGGCGCTCGGATCCGACACAGGGGGTTCCATCCGAATCCCCGCCGCGATGACCGGCACCGTGGGTCACAAGATCACGCATGCCCGATGGAGCGTTGAAGGAGTCGTGCCCCTCAGCACCACGCTCGACACGGTTGGGGGACTGACCCGGACCGTCGAAGACGCCATCTATTTTTTCGGCTCACTCGATCCTGAATGGGGAGATCCACAGCAACTCCGGCTCCAACTCGCCACCCTCCCCGCTGCCGGGCTGCGTGTCGCGATGCCGACGTGTACGATCTGGGATGACTGTCAGACAGACATCGCTGACGTCCTTCACGGAGCGATCGGAAGGCTGGGGGCCGCCGGCTGGGGTGTCGGAGCGGTAGACGGCACACTCCTCGATGAGGCCCAACACCTCTATATGAACGGCGGGATCGCGGGCGCAGAGTGCATGGCTTTTCTGAAACGGGACCTGCCGGAGTGGATCGATATTCTGGACCCGATCGTGGGATCTCGCCTTGCCCATGCTCCCGAACTGGGCGGCGATCAGTACAGATCGTCTGTGGCACGACGGGCTCAACTCATGAGCCGAACCGAGGCTCTGTTTGCCGAGGCTGACGTCCTGGCCCTTCCTGCCTCCATGGCCACACCCGCGCCGCTGGCCGAACTGGCAGATCTTGACGCCTACGGCGCAGCCAACGTCACCGCGCTCCGGCCCACCTGCCCCGCGAGCATGCTCGGCCTGTGTGCGATCACGCTCCCAGTCGGGCTCGATGCCTCAGGCATGCCAGTCGGGCTCCAGTTCGTCGCGCCACGGGGGCACGACGAGGCGCTTTTGGGTGCGGCTCTAGCCGTGGAACGCGCCTTGGGTCCGGCGACCGACTTGCTAGGAAGACCCCCGGGCCTATAG
- a CDS encoding sugar transferase: protein MTPQELERYDKIGRSLDGLVPVCWQKRALDILLSFALLLLFSPLFLAILVALVLEGLFIPRHRGPFFLTEERGSEGRVFHLLKFRIVRMDVFHEIRATQKYQHIKPMERDPANVTKVGKILKDFYLDELPQLFTILVGEMSFVGPRPWPLEPYYEELEEGVFRKRLIRPGLTGLVQANKGIKDGPSEWQLDFAYIGFMHDEPSGWKKLAFDLQVLTRSTKTVSEGKGL, encoded by the coding sequence GTGACGCCCCAGGAACTCGAGCGATACGATAAAATCGGGCGCAGCCTCGATGGGCTCGTGCCGGTGTGTTGGCAGAAGCGCGCGTTGGACATTCTCCTGTCCTTCGCGCTGCTTCTGCTCTTCTCGCCCCTCTTTCTGGCCATCCTCGTCGCGCTCGTGCTTGAAGGCCTCTTCATTCCGCGGCACCGGGGGCCGTTCTTCTTGACCGAAGAGCGTGGCTCGGAGGGGCGTGTCTTCCACCTCCTCAAGTTCCGCATCGTTCGCATGGATGTATTCCATGAGATCCGGGCGACTCAGAAGTACCAACACATCAAACCCATGGAACGGGATCCCGCCAACGTCACCAAGGTGGGGAAGATTCTAAAAGACTTCTATTTGGATGAGCTGCCCCAACTGTTCACAATCCTCGTGGGTGAAATGAGCTTCGTCGGCCCTCGCCCCTGGCCGCTCGAGCCGTACTACGAGGAGCTCGAGGAGGGCGTCTTTCGAAAGCGCTTGATACGGCCCGGGCTGACCGGACTAGTCCAGGCCAACAAGGGCATCAAGGACGGCCCCAGCGAGTGGCAACTCGACTTCGCCTACATCGGCTTCATGCACGACGAGCCCAGCGGGTGGAAAAAGCTCGCGTTCGATCTCCAGGTGCTGACGCGGTCGACAAAAACGGTTTCCGAGGGGAAGGGCCTCTAG